atttttcttgtgTTGCCTCCCCCTCCATTTCTCTCTGGAAGCCACTTCAAAGAGAACTAAAATTTACGGTGGAGGGGACTGTTTTTTCAAGATTGGCAATGTTCGATCATCTTGCGTTGCCTGTAGAATAGATATTGGGTCTATGAAATAGCAAGTATGATTTCTGTATCAAGAAAAAGAACTGAAAATCCGAAAAATGTAGTACATGCTACATGTTACAGGATGGGTTTAAGTTTAGCTTCATGGCTGCCATATTTCACTTTATTGTATCTTCCTAAACCTGATGTATTGCCTTTTGATTTTTTATTCCCGTATTCAACTACCAATAtatgtttttgaaataaaaataccTGTAAATATATTAAAggtgatgctggaggtcaggggttcaatCCCTGCCTCCCACAAATTTGCCACAATTTGTGGCGGTCTTAGTTGACCTTCATCGATGGAGTCTGTACTCACATCGAAccccctccccttccccttagactaggctagattaggttataggacatctatcgtttcgaccaaaaaaaataaacaattagAGATTCATGGCATCAGATCTTATAATTTCATGTCCTAAGCGCATGCAAGTAGAGGTGTCCATCGGCCGGTAGTAGGGAATAtggtaaaaaaaatttcagtaaATTGGATCGAAGAGCCAGTAATTCAGTAATATTTGAAGTCTAAAATATTAATAGTgagttaaaatattttaattttctctaAGAAAATTGTTGTCACAAAATAATAtcccatatttttttttcaacaaaattcaATCAACTTAACTCGAACAATGATAtgccaaaaaaaataattaggtTCATAATCCTAATTCCTAATTCATAATCTCAATTCCTACAACACTAACTAAACAAGAACTCCAAATTAAATTGTCAAACTAAACTCCAACATGTCAACTTCCATCAATATTTGGCTTCCAAATATAGTTATAGTTAAGTTAGCTAATTAGTAACAGTCTGTCTAACCGGTGCCTATAGAGCACCCGATATGATATATTTCaggtttcatatttttttaaaatatagatTAATTAaggaaagtaaataaatacaagagaaggtaggtaaaattaaatagaaaaggTATATAATTGTAAGAGAGGGTAATAATTGTTAATATGTGTATATACATGGTAGATTAGATAAATATTATGTGTGGGTTAACGGGTGCCCGTTAGAAAAATCCAATTAGTAATTAATAATTAGTATTTAATAAAAGAATTAAGATAGACTCTTATACttggtaatatatatatatatcattatattataaaaattttgataactcGATCGGTAAAAAATATAGATTAATTAACGAAGGTAAATAAATATAAGGAAGGGTAGGTAAAATTAAATAgggaaagtatataaatgtaagggagggtaataattgttagtatataCATGGTAGGTTAGGTGAATATTAAGTGTGTATTAACAGTGCCCTATAGGCACCCATTAGAAAAATCCAATTACTAATTACTAATTAGTATTTAACGATAGGATTAAGATTTACTCCTATAAttagtaatatatatatatacacacatcattatattataaaattttcGATAATTCGGTCACTAATCAATATTTCGTTATTGTATTTTTAATATCTATTCCCAAACATTTTTACCGAACATTATACTTCGATTTTTTCGAATTCTGTTTTACCGAAATCTGATCTAAATTGGatttttcgatttttttttccgaaataTGAACACCTCTACATGCAAGTACATCGAAGTTTCCAAATCAACTGGATGAATGATCACTGTTATTACTTAGAATACTGGTGGCTGGACTTTGCTTCACTTTCTCTCAATCACCTCGTTGATGTTCCATCAATTAAGAATCCCTCAATCACATTGCCTCCAATTCGCACTAATGAAGCCATATATCAACATTTCCGGGCTGAACTTTTTTCCAATTATGCACCACATTCTCAAaataattttactataaaaGAATGCCATATATATGTATGCATTTTTCATTCTGGGTAAGAATAATGCCACATGCAGTTTGCCATATACCATACCAAAATTTCGCAAAGGGAGCTAGGAATGTCTTCGCAGCTCTCAccttcaaaagtcaaaaagaaaaaaaaaatgaaggaaagaaaagcaaaagcagCAGCTTCTAAATCATCAAGGATTTTGCAGATTTGGTTAATGATTTTCTCATTATATACTTCCATTTAGAGAACATTGACTTCCTAATCTCCGCTTCAAAATTTAATGACACATTATGAGTCCTATATGGAGTGTAAGCTAATCTTTTTCATATATCTATTCATCCCTGAAATTTTATCAATCTTCTGCTACCACTCTTTCCCTCAATTTTGGGCTGCTGGAATGTTTTCCACTTCTAACCAGATGCTGTTTCTTCAACCATCCTTGTCTTCCTTACTTGCACTTTTCCTGGTTCTGGCTGCATGTGGAGACGCTGAACCGCTAAGAAGGTTCCATATGAAGGCAGTAAACTACACAACATTGTATGTTGATCCATCAGGCTATGGACATTTCTCAAGCATTCAGTCTGCTATTGATCATATTCCTTCAAACAATGAACAATGGGTTCGGATATACATCAAGGCCGGTATATACAAGTATGTTTTTGaagttctttctctctttctctctctcttttttgggTTAGAATAATGAGGATTGGAGTTCAAGAAATATCTAccatttttgtttgatttcatgCAGCGAACAGATTCTCATTCCCTCGGACAAACCTTTCAtctatattcaaggagaagggaagTGGAAAACTCGTGTTATTTGGGGTGGTTCTGGTCCAATTATCACATGTGCTACTTTGATCTCCCAAGCTGATAATATTGTTATCAAAAGTGTTTCCTTCACTGTAAGTTCTACCTTATATTACATCTACTATTTAGGTAAATGGTTCAAGGAGATGGTAACAGGTTTGCTAGCTACATGATTTGTAATACACaatttgaatatatatatatatatcgatTCTGTCCTAATTTACAAAACAGAATTCTTACAACCATCCACCGGGGAGTAACAAGAATCAAATAAAAGCTGCAGTGGCTGCTATGATATCTGGGGACAAATCTGCGTTCTATAGATGTGCATTCTTGGGATTTCAAGACACCCTTTGGGATGATCAAGGAAGACACTACTTCAAGCTTTGTACCATACAAG
This Coffea arabica cultivar ET-39 chromosome 3e, Coffea Arabica ET-39 HiFi, whole genome shotgun sequence DNA region includes the following protein-coding sequences:
- the LOC113737247 gene encoding probable pectinesterase 29, with protein sequence MLFLQPSLSSLLALFLVLAACGDAEPLRRFHMKAVNYTTLYVDPSGYGHFSSIQSAIDHIPSNNEQWVRIYIKAGIYNEQILIPSDKPFIYIQGEGKWKTRVIWGGSGPIITCATLISQADNIVIKSVSFTNSYNHPPGSNKNQIKAAVAAMISGDKSAFYRCAFLGFQDTLWDDQGRHYFKLCTIQGAVDFIFGDGQSIYERCTVSVVAGALRGLTGFITAQGRNSPTDPSGFIFKDCNVIGDGTTYLGRPWRDYARVIFYNTSMSNAVVPQGWNAWGFTGHEYQLTFAEHDCHGIGANTSGRVGWEHKLSDEMVKKLTDLTFIDNDGWIIQQPFNMVN